The Capsicum annuum cultivar UCD-10X-F1 chromosome 1, UCD10Xv1.1, whole genome shotgun sequence sequence NNNNNNNNNNNNNNNNNNNNNNNNNNNNNNNNNNNNNNNNNNNNNNNNNNNNNNNNNNNNNNNNNNNNNNNNNNNNNNNNNNNNNNNNNNNNNNNNNNNNNNNNNNNNNNNNNNNNNNNNNNNNNNNNNNNNNNNNNNNNNNNNNNNNNNNNNNNNNNNNNNNNNNNNNNNNNNNNNNNNNNNNNNNNNNNNNNNNNNNNNNNNNNNNNNNNNNNNNNNNNNNNNNNNNNNNNNNNNNNNNNNNNNNNNNNNNNNNNNNNNNNNNNNNNNNNNNNNNNNNNNNNNNNNNNNNNNNNNNNNNNNNNNNNNNNNNNNNNNNNNNNNNNNNNNNNNNNNNNNNNNNNNNNNNNNNNNNNNNNNNNNNNNNNNNNNNNNNNNNNNNNNNNNNNNNNNNNNNNNNNNNNNNNNNNNNNNNNNNNNNNNNNNNNNNNNNNNNNNNNNNNNNNNNNNNNNNNNNNNNNNNNNNNNNNNNNNNNNNNNNNNNNNNNNNNNNNNNNNNNNNNNNNNNNNNNNNNNNNNNNNNNNNNNNNNNNNNNNNNNNNNNNNNNNNNNNNNNNNNNNNNNNNNNNNNNNNNNNNNNNNNNNNNNNNNNNNNNNNNNNNNNNNNNNNNNNNNNNNNNNNNNNNNNNNNNNNNNNNNNNNNNNNNNNNNNNNNNNNNNNNNNNNNNNNNNNNNNNNNNNNNNNNNNNNNNNNNNNNNNNNNNNNNNNNNNNNNNNNNNNNNNNNNNNNNNNNNNNNNNNNNNNNNNNNNNNNNNNNNNNNNNNNNNNNNNNNNNNNNNNNNNNNNNNNNNNNNNNNNNNNNNNNNNNNNNNNNNNNNNNNNNNNNNNNNNNNNNNNNNNNNNNNNNNNNNNNNNNNNNNNNNNNNNNNNNNNNNNNNNNNNNNNNNNNNNNNNNNNNNNNNNNNNNNNNNNNNNNNNNNNNNNNNNNNNNNNNNNNNNNNNNNNNNNNNNNNNNNNNNNNNNNNNNNNNNNNNNNNNNNNNNNNNNNNNNNNNNNNNNNNNNNNNNNNNNNNNNNNNNNNNNNNNNNNNNNNNNNNNNNNNNNNNNNNNNNNNNNNNNNNNNNNNNNNNNNNNNNNNNNNNNNNNNNNNNNNNNNNNNNNNNNNNNNNNNNNNNNNNNNNNNNNNNNNNNNNNNNNNNNNNNNNNNNNNNNNNNNNNNNNNNNNNNNNNNNNNNNNNNNNNNNNNNNNNNNNNNNNNNNNNNNNNNNNNNNNNNNNNNNNNNNNNNNNNNNNNNNNNNNNNNNNNNNNNNNNNNNNNNNNNNNNNNNNNNNNNNNNNNNNNNNNNNNNNNNNNNNNNNNNNNNNNNNNNNNNNNNNNNNNNNNNNNNNNNNNNNNNNNNNNNNNNNNNNNNNNNNNNNNNNNNNNNNNNNNNNNNNNNNNNNNNNNNNNNNNNNNNNNNNNNNNNNNNNNNNNNNNNNNNNNNNNNNNNNNNNNNNNNNNNNNNNNNNNNNNNNNNNNNNNNNNNNNNNNNNNNNNNNNNNNNNNNNNNNNNNNNNNNNNNNNNNNNNNNNNNNNNNNNNNNNNNNNNNNNNNNNNNNNNNNNNNNNNNNNNNNNNNNNNNNNNNNNNNNNNNNNNNNNNNNNNNNNNNNNNNNNNNNNNNNNNNNNNNNNNNNNNNNNNNNNNNNNNNNNNNNNNNNNNNNNNNNNNNNNNNNNNNNNNNNNNNNNNNNNNNNNNNNNNNNNNNNNNNNNNNNNNNNNNNNNNNNNNNNNNNNNNNNNNNNNNNNNNNNNNNNNNNNNNNNNNNNNNNNNNNNNNNNNNNNNNNNNNNNNNNNNNNNNNNNNNNNNNNNNNNNNNNNNNNNNNNNNNNNNNNNNNNNNNNNNNNNNNNNNNNNNNNNNNNNNNNNNNNNNNNNNNNNNNNNNNNNNNNNNNNNNNNNNNNNNNNNNNNNNNNNNNNNNNNNNNNNNNNNNNNNNNNNNNNNNNNNNNNNNNNNNNNNNNNNNNNNNNNNNNNNNNNNNNNNNNNNNNNNNNNNNNNNNNNNNNNNNNNNNNNNNNNNNNNNNNNNNNNNNNNNNNNNNNNNNNNNNNNAAGAATtgatactatcacattataaaggcaagacttataacTTTCAAAGAACAAGCTACGTTTCaagggtaagagttgacactaccacattgtagaggcaagacttatgactttcaaatgacaagttatgtttcatggataagagttgacactaccaaattgtattttgatttatgagatattttataactcttactttagaggcaagacttagctcagggactttcaaacaacaaattatgtcccacggataagagttgactctaccaggttatgttttcatttatgagatgttctacaactattgccttagagccaagacttagctcaaggactttgaaactacaaattatgtcccacgggtaagagttgactctaccatgttattattttatttatttatgagatgttctacgactattgtcttagaggcaagacttagcttaaggactttcaaactacaaattatgtcctacgggcaagagttgactctagcacgtaatattttcctttatgagatgttctacaactattgccttagaggcaaaacttagctcaagctggactttcaaactataaattatgctctaggggcaagagttgactctaccacgttatgtttttatttatgagatgttctacaactatttccttagaggcaagacataactcaaggactttcaaacaacaaattatgccctatgggcaaaagttgactctactacgttatattttcatacccttaaatttgctttgatgtcaaaaaaagaagatttatttgtggattattcaattttttatttactagcagaatataatagaagttgagaaaaaagaataaagcgatcaaacaaaatagagaaataaagaaaagacattgagaaaaaaaggcaagaaaaaataaagattaagaaaaaagcaaagaatttaaaaaattaaaaaacataaaaatgagaggaaaaaagaaaaataaggtttgagaaaattgaggaaaaaaaaaaagagaaatgataaaaataaaaaataatagaaaaataaagattgagacaaatgaattaaaaaaaaaaagaaaaagaNNNNNNNNNNNNNNNNNNNNNNNNNNNNNNNNNNNNNNNNNNNNNNNNNNNNNNNNNNNNNNNNNNNNNNNNNNNNNNNNNNNNNNNNNNNNNNNNNNNNATAAAATAGTACTTGTATTATACTAAAAAGGGAAGGAAGGCTagtctttaaagacttttcttatttAAGTCAAAACTTCAAAGTCACCCACTATTAGGGCTATAGTATGTAATTTCCTGTTCAACTTTGATCAAATGCACTGTTTTGCCTTCTTCTCTATGAAGTACATTATTAGTACAAAGGATCAGTTCTAACATCTTGGAATTTAGTCAATGAATTGGAGATTTATTATCTAAATATTACGCCCAAGTATCTCATGTTAGGCTtataaaataaatgttttttTTATGTACAACTTTTGTAGTTTTATTTGATATTGGTTAATGAATTGATATtacttttgtgtgtgtgtgtgtcttgttttttctttttctattttttggacaATTTTATATATGAGAATTGGGGAAAACAAAGGAAATACTAGTATATAGTATTCCATTGGTAATACAGTAGTATTTTTTCGGTGAGAGAAAACAGCACAAGAGCCAAAACTCACCAGATGTTTCTGAAGTCATTCATTATCCAAAGCAAAAGATAACTCTAGTCTAGAGAGCTCTAGTGTATTACGGTAGCATAAAGATTTTCCGTATATTTGGTCTAGAACACTGATTTCAAAGAGGATGCTGACGTTTCTCGAAAAAAGGTGGCCATGGAAAAGAAGGTTAATCGTTTGCTCCTTTATTCGCGAGTTGCTCATCTATGTGGAACTCCAGTGACCAACTAGAACATGCTCCCTCTAGAAGACTGGAGTGAAATCTGCAttgaaacatatatatatatatatatatatatatatatatataatattaaaagtgtgaataccctttggaaagtgatttaaactttttgctctttagtaaaagtctttgttttagacaaaatcgtctttttgctattttttaatatttaaaatttaacaattaattaaatatatttatgataaaacctttccttattagaagtcctcagaatttcactattttttcctaatttaagatttaaaaattaattaacaaaaaaaagttACCTAGATATGaagagatttatttttatttcatgaattatttaccAACATTAAATgtatgataaataaaataaaaacttatataagacaagaaatttcaaaatattagtGTTACTAACTTTAAAACGTGTACTCTTtcttctaaaatattgaaagaatagAGTtataattgaaacataattaaagtAACTAACTTTTATAAGGaaactttttaattaattttgcaagtaaatttaattttaagaaaatttgaaaaatctacaaatatatataaaatcgttagagtaagaaaaatttatgaaataccaaattcttaaaagttttaaatacgtaagaagaatgtaatcaatgattatCGAAcactaaaatcttgatttaaacaGAATTAGTTGTAgagtttttcttttaattaaagtaaaattctaattgatttagaagtgctAAACatgtatattttaggagtctttaatTTTAAaggaatttaatttaattaaataataattgaaagaaataagtgaaaagacaatttaaTCTATTGCGGAGTATTTTAATGAAgcataaaaagttcaaatcacttttctaggAGTCTTCACactttcacttttaaaataagaaaagattttaaatataaaaagaaataatcataacacaaatatggttcaacaTAATGTGTCACTCTTAGCCTGTGGtaacaagggaaagaggtactatatgacaaatgcaaaagttataattcatcaaccacttgaaacttctagtTGTAAAATATGtctatatgtttatgtttacattattacattaaagtgtgagttttttgaaaagtgatttgaacttttacacttacTAATCTCTATGatagataaattatttaattttaaataatcaaatgttacacgtgcgaggcacgtgcggttatactagtatatatatatacacacacaaaagaGAGTGTCTGCTGAAACTCAAGGTGGAGCAGTTTCAAAACCTCTTTCTATCTTCAAGGCAACGCCAACGTAAAGTCAGTAAGGTATACGGTAGTAATAACCATACGGTGCTAGGAGCATCACTTATATCAAGAGAAACGCTCAACTGCAAGAACATTGAACCTGAACAACTAGATTTGGCTTAGATTACCCGCTTATCTGTATCATTCCACAGTGATAATGAAATGTCTAACAACTTCTTATCCAATTACTAAAGCTTTTGAACTCGGATACAAGTCACCTAACAAAAACTTCAGTCAAGATCAAAATGTTCAACTACTCCGAACTCTAAAATTTGAACCAGTGGTTTGTCCTGCGGTAATACTTTCTAGCAAAGCTTAATAGAAAGAAAACATCATGAGTGCAAACTTTGAATACCCACtactttgaacttaaaaatgtctGGCATCTTCTTGATGAGCACGTGAGCTGGCTTTCAGCATAAATATAGTGAAGGTCTTCATCTTTCACAGGGTCCTCAGAATATATGCACAATGTCATACGCAAATCTTTTGCATGTTAAAGGAATTATAGGATACACACCATGCAAGGAATGATATGGTGAATGTACATAGAAACCACACAAGAAATGCAAGGAAAATATTGGCACTGATGCTGCCAGTTTATCTGTAGAAAGTTTTTTGGACAAATAGCAAAATTATTTGAAGAActtgtttaaattaatttttttcagaaCTTTTTCCCAGAGAACCTCATATAAGTACCTTAATTTGGTTGAAATGTATTTTCtcttgaacaaaaaataaaacatgagaacactcacaaaaatctgacaactatgcATTTATGTTTTAGTTCTGCACAAATTTTTCCTCAACAATAGCGGTTAGTAATTCTTAGGGGAGAGGATGGGTGGTAGAGGACAATATGTTGACAACTACACTATCCTGATAATATCTGTATGGTGATCCCTATCTTGTTGTGATGATAGTAAAACTTGAAAAATTTGAGAACATATAACTTGGAACAGGGGATGAGGACAAAATAGTTCAGACGGTTTTATtggttgggggtggggggtgggatGTACAAGTCTATCTTTCAGAAGACTACAAGAGAGAAGGATACGTCCAGAAGAGCACAAATGACTGCAAAGAAAAGAAACAGTGTCAATTGAGTGTCAAATTAAGGGGATCAGCCATCACGCAGTGAAACTGTTATACCGTAAACTATATCAAAACTAAAGGTAGTTCATAAGCTGCCAAAACCTAGAAATTGATCCCTTTTCTGCAGAATCCTCTGGGTGCTACAGATAATAAATTTCTTCAGTAGTTACAAAAAAATAAGACCTAGAAATCAACACCGATCAccctaaaaataattaagaagatCCAGAAGAATACTAACAAAACATGAATCTAATCAACAAAAtatcactgagatagatgataTGTTCCAATAATCAGTTAACTTGTGGAGATATTTGAAGAACGAGAAGTTAAGATGATGTGGAAAGAATTCATAGCTGGAAAGAATTCTAAAAGGGCATTAAAGAAACAGAGAAAAAAAGAGGCAGGATAGATGAATTAACAGggcttcaaaaaaaatattatgatttttgaagaaattttttttttttacaatatttatcCTTTTAACCTTTTCTTCTGCAGGGAGATTGAGCAGGCAGATGAATTGTTTCTGGATCAAGGATTAGAATAAACAAAGAAGGTACGAAGAAGAGATATTAGAAGTATGAATGTAAAGTAACTAGTACCATAAGCCCGCCAAAAAATCCATCAAACACGATTCTGTTCCAGCTGTCAAAGTAGGAGTGGATTGAAAACTTGGCCTTTGTCGTGAGTGCTACTGAAGTTATTGCCATGacaaggaaataaaaaataaatcctgTCAAGCTAGTAAGTCCCAGTATGCCGGCAATGACGCCACCAATGATTGCCATGAATGTGCGGCTGAACAACAGAAAGGTCAATATAAATGAGGATATCCAATGACAAGGAAAAAATGTACTCGCTTATAAAGACAAAAAGAGAACCCAATTTTACTTGTTCATATATGACCGAATGTCGATCTCACtcatattttcattctttttttaataatgatCTCGGTCATATTTTCATTCTTCTATTCCAACTGTAAAGAAAAGGCAAATCCGTTGTACTAAGTTCCCGCTATGCACGGAGTCTGTTGCAACACAGAGCTaggatttgtttattttttctttcgaTGGTttcaggtggggtaggggtaggccgaagaaatattggagggaagtgattagatgggacatggagcagtaacagcttacggaggacatgaccctagataggaaggtgtggaggacgcggataagagtagaaggttagtgccTGTGGGTGGGCCGTAGTCGGAAGCTAGAAGAGCTTTGGGGTGGGGGTATTGTGGGCGAGGgtgcctttggtttgttagtatagggttctacagtgtgggtgccttatttttattgttccaacgtgtttcatgctttattatgaatttacttattattttttgtcctgagccgggggtctatcggaaacaaccttgctacctctccggaggtagtggtatgggctgcgtacattttaccctccccagaccccactgtgtgggaatacactgggtttgttgttgttggttttttttGGTAAGTTTATGGAGCTTGGGGTTGTTTTGTTGCAGAGGCAAAAAGAACAGGGTAGTCCCAAGACTTCCGTTAGCATTGAAAACAGGTATTAATGGTTAAATTACTCAAAACGCTATTACTTACTGATCAAAAAGAAATTATTCAAAGCTACAACTCATTTGTTTGTTGATAACTTGAAAAGGTTAAATTCTCCATTAATATGGTTATAATCTGCATTTCGTGGTTTAGGGTATTCGGTTGTTTGTTTGATGATTGAGGTACTTGCAGGACTTTACTGAGGTAAAAGAATGGATATTTATAGGACTATACCAATCTGTTCGAGTCATTACAGGAAACCATACAACTACACCAAGGGTAACATCCTGTCTGCTTAAGTGCAAGGGGTAGTAGTCTTGGGTGAGTGGAAGATAGAAGAAATCAAGGACTGCAACCCAATTGGCCATAATAcagaataatcataacaatgtataagTGTTAGTCCACATATGAAAAGAAGTCAACACTGaggctattttat is a genomic window containing:
- the LOC107878512 gene encoding ER membrane protein complex subunit 6-like, which gives rise to MAGHDNLNGSTEKSGSGMDDLPTFNAENMQNNMKVILYSRTFMAIIGGVIAGILGLTSLTGFIFYFLVMAITSVALTTKAKFSIHSYFDSWNRIVFDGFFGGLMSFVLFWTFAYDIVHIF